The genomic segment ATGAACCATATCTGATGTTTCTCATAGAAAACCCCTCCCTGGCCGGGTATTTTAATGAAAAAAATCTGGAAAGTCACCTCCGGAATGTGCAAAAATACCTAAAAGCGGTAGGGGAGGACCTGGATATCATCCAGGTAGGGGACGACCTGGGCACCCAAAACGCCCCCTATATTTCACCACAACTCTATCGCCGGCTAATCAAACCGTACCAAAGAGCGCTCTATGAAGAGATTCATCGGTTGAATCCCCGGATCAAGCTCTTCCTCCACTCTTGTGGGAGCATTTATGACCTGATTCCAGATCTTATCGAGATCGGCGTGGACATTCTCAATCCGGTTCAGACTACCGCAGCGAAAATGGACCCGGTTCAGCTCAAGCGTGAGTTTGGCCGGGACCTGGTTTTCTGGGGTGGAGGGGTGGAGACCCAGGGAGTATTACGCTCCGGCTCCCTAGACGAGATACGCCGGCAGGTCCGGGAGCGCTTGCGGATCTTCGGACCGGGGGGAGGGTTTGTCTTCACCCAGATTCACAATATTCTTTCGGAAATTTCTCCGGAGAACATCATTGCGGCCTATCAAGAAGCCCGGCAAAATGGCGTCTATCCTTTAGGTTGAGGAGGAGATAAAATAGGGAGGGGTTTGATCGAGAGTCTGGCACAGTTTAGATAACTACCTTGACCTATGCGGCCAATACGTACCCTATTTGATGTCCGGAAGGGACAGAAATAGGTTCACCAGGCGGGGATCGAACTGACTGCCGCTGGACCGGGTGAGTTCTTGTCGGGCGGCGGCTTTGGCGATTCGCTTGCGGTAGGGCCGGCCGCGGGTCATGATATCGTAGGCATCGGCAATCGCGATAATCCGGGCAAGCAGGGGGATCGCTTCTCCTTTGAGCCGTTGCGGGTACCCGGTTCCATCCCAGCGTTCGTGGTGGGCGAGTATTACTTCGGCGATCCGGCTTAAGTCCGGGGAAGACTTCGTGATCCGATAACCGATCGTGGGATGGGTCTGCATCGTTTCCCATTCCGAAGGATTGAGTGGGCCGGGTTTGTCCAGTATCCTGGCGGGAATAGCGATTTTTCCCAGGTCGTGGAGCCGGGCGGAAAGTTCCAGGTCGTTCAGAGCGCTTTCCGGCAGAGGAAGAGCCGATCCTATTGCCCGGGCCAGTCGGCGCACCTGGTGAACATGGGCTTCCGTTTCCCGGGCAGATACCTGCAGAGACCCTTCGAGAAAGGCGATAATCGCCTGATGGGTACGGCGGCTTTCGGCCAGTTTGTGCTGGTACATCCGTTCTTCCGCCTCCCGGATCACACGGTCTAAGGGAGTATCCGGATCTTCTTTCATGGCGTATCCTGCCGAGACGGAGAGCGGGAGCTGATCGCTGGCAGCCTCCCGGCAAGCGTGATGCAGCCGTGCTATAACCTCTTCGATCACTGAGGGGTTGGAGTGGGGAAGGAGCACAATAAATTCATCACCGCCCCAGCGAGAGACGATGTCTTCCTTGCGGAAGGTTTGCGTGAGAGCGGCGGCGAAACGAATCAGAAGTTCGTCGCCCCGGTCATGACCGAAGGCGTCGTTGACCAGCTTCAAGCCGTTCACATCGGCCAGGATAATAGCGAACGGCAGTTCACGGCTGTTTCCCAAACGGTGAAACTCTTCCTCGAAAAAAGCCCGGTTGTAAAGACCGGTAAGATGATCGCGAAAAGATAATGCCCAGATGCGTTCTTCCGCCTTTTTCCGTTCGGTGATGTCCCGGCAGAAAACCGTGACCCCCAGAATCTCCCCTTGCTCATTTCGTATCGGGGATTTGGACGTTTCGAACGTTTTGCGCTCTCCCCGGTCAAGGATCGTCTCCTCGACCACCAGAGGTTTCCCGGTGCGCATTACTTCCTGATCGTCTAAACGGTATTTTTCAGCCAGGTCCGGGGGATGAAATTCATAATCGCTTTTTCCCACGGCTTGCTTGGGATCGTTCAAACCAAAACTCCGGCAGAAGGCGTTATTCACGATCAGAATCCGCCCCTCGCAATCTTTGAGAACGATCAGACCGAGCTGGTTGTCGATAATAGCCCAGAGCTGTGACTCACGTAGCCGCAGCGCTTCTTCGGTTGACTTCAGACTGGTGATGTCCCGGGTTATGCCCATGGTTCCGATGATTTCTCCTCCCATCCCGCGCATGGGAACCTTGGTCGTGGAAACCCACCGATATTCGCCCGCGCTTCCGATGCGCTCCACTCGGCCAACCAGGGGGATCCCGGTGCGCATCACGCGGTCTTCGTCTTCTTTGGCCCAGCGAACATGCTCTTTGGTGAAGAAGTCGTGATCCGTCTTTCCCAAAGCCTGGTCGGGGTGATTGACTCCCAGTGTGCGCGCCTGGGCCTGGTTCACCCGGAGAAATCGACCGGAGCGGTCTTTGAAATAAATGTTGGTGTCCGGGAGGGTCTCGATCAGCGTTTCGGTACGCAGGCGTTCCTGGGCTAAGGTTTCCTCATAACGGCGACGCTGTTCGGCGTTGGTGAACAGTTCGGCCAATATGCGTAAAAGGCTGATTTCCTCCTCAGACCAGGTCCGGGGCTTCCGGACAGAGTCAAAGCCGACGAATCCCAGGCATTCAGTCCCGTTCATCATGGGGAGCATGATCATCGAAAAAACGTTTTGGCCTTCAAGATAGCGGCGTAATGCTTGATCGGGGGAGAGGGCCTTAACCAGCGGAACGAAAAACAGTTCACCCCTGCGGTGAGCCTGCACGACTTCGGGAAGAGAGCAAAAGGGGATTCTTAATTGTGTTTCATGTTCCGGAGTGATGCCCTGGGCACACCACTCGAATAAATTGGCCATTATTTTTTCTTTGAAGTCATACAAGTTGAGATAGCAGCGGTCTGAGCGGGTGAAAGTCCCCACCACCGCCAGGGCTTCCTGTAACGCTTCATCGATTTTTGTGGGAGGGAGGTTGATAAAGCGGATGGCCAGGTTCAGAATCAATCGTTCCCGATCCCATCTTTCCTGGCCATCCCGATCCGGTTTCCAGTTTGTCTCGGCTGGGTTCATCAGGCAGACACGCTAGCCGGGATTCGGATTGAAGACTTGAATCCGAAAACGTTGGCTTCCGGAGATATCATCTTGTTCATAGACGCTTTCTGGGGTTGTCTCAAAAAGCCATTGTGCAAGATCGCCAATGGGGGGGCGTGCCGAGACGAAAGCCGATCGGGGTATTCTCGAAGAACCTGAAAAGGATAGATAACGCGGGGGTTCGATTCGCATATTCCCCAATTGAGAGAATCCGTTTTCCCTCTCCGTATCTGTCCATGGTTTCACCTGAATACAATACTTCCCAAACTATTCTACCAAAAAAACTATCCCCAGGAAAGAGCCATCCCAAGCGAAGTCAGGCAACACCTGGAAACTTACACATAATGTCTGAGCATTGCGCAATGCCTTCGTCTCAATCCTTACGTCTTTCGATATTTACGGAAGAGGTTCAGCACGTTCCCGGCGGAGGGAAGGAAGGAGATAACGGATGACGATGGAGAGGATGATTACCCCGCCTCCTACCAGAGCCCAGGGACTTGGGATTTCCAGAAGCAGCAGGAAAACCCACAGGGGGTTGAGAATCGGTTCGATCACTGGTATCAGAGTCCCTTCCAGGGCGGTGACCTCCTTGATGGCTTCCGTATAAAAAAGATAGGCCAGGCCGATCTGGACCACACCCAGGAGAAGGAGGCTCAGCCAACTTATCCCATCGGTGGGAAAACCGAAACCCATGAAAGGAAGGCCGATCAGGACGGCGACCAGGTTTCCCAGAAAAACCGATTCCAGGGGAGAGGCATCTTTTTGCTGGCGGAGGAAAACGATCAGGAAGGCAAAGGATAGACCGCTTCCCACTGCGACCAGATTTCCCAGAATGTTGCCGATGGCCAATCCATCGAAGAAAAAAAGGGTCATGCCTCCCAAAACGGCGGTGATGGTGATCCAGTCTTTCCGACCGGCCCGTTCCCCCAGGAACCGATGACCCCACAGGGCGACGTAGACCGGGGCTCCATATTGGAGAAGAATGGCGTTGGCC from the Atribacteraceae bacterium genome contains:
- a CDS encoding EamA family transporter — encoded protein: MYNEYMQKTPPKRIRAIFFLFCAALCWSLGGLLIKIVDWNPLAISGMRSAIACPIIFLYLRRPKFTWSRAQIAAAIFYAMTVISFVTANRMTTAANAILLQYGAPVYVALWGHRFLGERAGRKDWITITAVLGGMTLFFFDGLAIGNILGNLVAVGSGLSFAFLIVFLRQQKDASPLESVFLGNLVAVLIGLPFMGFGFPTDGISWLSLLLLGVVQIGLAYLFYTEAIKEVTALEGTLIPVIEPILNPLWVFLLLLEIPSPWALVGGGVIILSIVIRYLLPSLRRERAEPLP
- a CDS encoding uroporphyrinogen decarboxylase family protein → EPYLMFLIENPSLAGYFNEKNLESHLRNVQKYLKAVGEDLDIIQVGDDLGTQNAPYISPQLYRRLIKPYQRALYEEIHRLNPRIKLFLHSCGSIYDLIPDLIEIGVDILNPVQTTAAKMDPVQLKREFGRDLVFWGGGVETQGVLRSGSLDEIRRQVRERLRIFGPGGGFVFTQIHNILSEISPENIIAAYQEARQNGVYPLG
- a CDS encoding PAS domain-containing protein: MNPAETNWKPDRDGQERWDRERLILNLAIRFINLPPTKIDEALQEALAVVGTFTRSDRCYLNLYDFKEKIMANLFEWCAQGITPEHETQLRIPFCSLPEVVQAHRRGELFFVPLVKALSPDQALRRYLEGQNVFSMIMLPMMNGTECLGFVGFDSVRKPRTWSEEEISLLRILAELFTNAEQRRRYEETLAQERLRTETLIETLPDTNIYFKDRSGRFLRVNQAQARTLGVNHPDQALGKTDHDFFTKEHVRWAKEDEDRVMRTGIPLVGRVERIGSAGEYRWVSTTKVPMRGMGGEIIGTMGITRDITSLKSTEEALRLRESQLWAIIDNQLGLIVLKDCEGRILIVNNAFCRSFGLNDPKQAVGKSDYEFHPPDLAEKYRLDDQEVMRTGKPLVVEETILDRGERKTFETSKSPIRNEQGEILGVTVFCRDITERKKAEERIWALSFRDHLTGLYNRAFFEEEFHRLGNSRELPFAIILADVNGLKLVNDAFGHDRGDELLIRFAAALTQTFRKEDIVSRWGGDEFIVLLPHSNPSVIEEVIARLHHACREAASDQLPLSVSAGYAMKEDPDTPLDRVIREAEERMYQHKLAESRRTHQAIIAFLEGSLQVSARETEAHVHQVRRLARAIGSALPLPESALNDLELSARLHDLGKIAIPARILDKPGPLNPSEWETMQTHPTIGYRITKSSPDLSRIAEVILAHHERWDGTGYPQRLKGEAIPLLARIIAIADAYDIMTRGRPYRKRIAKAAARQELTRSSGSQFDPRLVNLFLSLPDIK